One window of Acanthochromis polyacanthus isolate Apoly-LR-REF ecotype Palm Island chromosome 19, KAUST_Apoly_ChrSc, whole genome shotgun sequence genomic DNA carries:
- the pdpk1b gene encoding 3-phosphoinositide dependent protein kinase 1b, with protein MARATSQLYDVVPIQPSVVICSCSHPSMVRNHPDSCSPLAIPGASSSHCPSMEGSASEARAVGASASSQGSDLRTQPAVQAPQPRKKKPEDFKFGKILGEGSFSTVVLAREQVTGKEYAIKILEKRHIMKEKKAQYVKRERDLMSNLDHPFFVKLYFTFQDDEKLYFGLSYAKNGELLKYIRKIGSFDETCTRFYSAEIVCALEYLHNKGIIHRDLKPENILLSEEMHIQITDFGTAKQLSSDSKQARANSFVGTAQYVSPELLTEKSACKSSDLWALGCIIYQLVAGLPPFRAGNEYLIFQKITKLEYEFPEKFFPKAKDLVEQLLSLDPSKRIGCEEMGGYDPLKRHPFFDTISWSDLHLQTPPKLTPYLPAMSEDDEDCYGNYDDLLSQFSNMQVAQSSSSHSLSPHESTPPQRSSSNIEQYIHDLDNNSFELDLQFTEEEKRLLLDKQTSGNPWHQFVENNLILKMGPVDKRKGLFARRRQLLLTEGPHLYYVDPVNRVLKGEIPWSFELRPEAKNFKTFFVHTPNRTYYLMDPSGNADRWCKKIQEVWRKIYQKHQNPGL; from the exons GCTCGCATCCATCAATGGTAAGAAACCACCCTGACTCCTGCTCGCCACTTGCTATCCCAGGCGCAAGCAGCAGCCATTGCCCCAGCATGGAGGGCTCAGCCTCAGAGGCTCGTGCTGTAGGAGCGTCTGCCAGCAGCCAGGGCTCAGACCTCCGCACACAGCCAGCCGTCCAGGCCCCTCAGCCACGCAAGAAGAAGCCAGAGGacttcaaatttggcaagatCTTGGGAGAGGGCTCCTTCTCAACG GTTGTCCTGGCAAGAGAGCAGGTAACAGGGAAAGAATATGCAA TTAAGATTTTAGAGAAGCGCCATATTATGAAGGAGAAGAAAGCCCAGTACGTGAAAAGAGAAAGGGATTTGATGTCAAATCTAGATCATCCATTCTTCGTCAAGCTCTACTTCACATTTCAAGATGACGAGAAGTTGT ATTTTGGTCTCAGCTACGCAAAGAATGGCGAGCTACTGAAATACATTCGTAAAATTGGTTCATTTGATGAGACCTGTACTAGATTCTACTCAGCTGAAATAGTTTGTGCTCTAGAATACTTACACAATAAGGGGATAATACACAG AGAtctgaaaccagaaaatattcttcTGAGTGAAGAAATGCACATCCAGATAACAGATTTTGGGACAGCAAAACAGTTATCATCAGACAGTAAACAAG CGAGAGCAAACTCCTTTGTTGGAACAGCGCAGTACGTGTCGCCAGAGCTGCTAACAGAGAAATCAGCCTGCAAAAG ctCGGACCTGTGGGCCTTGGGATGTATTATCTATCAGCTGGTGGCTGGTTTACCACCATTCAGAGCTGG AAATGAGTACCTAATATtccagaaaataacaaaactggAGTATGAATTCCCAGAGAAATTCTTCCCCAAAGCCAAGGATCTCGTTGAACAGCTTTTG TCGTTGGACCCTTCCAAGAGGATTGGGTGTGAAGAGATGGGAGGGTACGACCCGCTGAAGCGGCACCCCTTCTTCGACACCATCTCCTGGAGTGACCTACACCTACAGACACCACCCAAGCTCACACCCTATTTGCCGGCTATGTCTGAAGATGATGAGGATTGCTatggaaat TATGATGACCTCCTGAGCCAGTTCAGCAACATGCAGGTGGCCCAGTCCAGCTCATCACACTCCCTGTCGCCACACGAATCCACACCCCCACAGAGGTCCAGCAGCAACATTGAACAGTACATCCATGACCTGGACAACAACTCCTTTGAGCTGGACCTGCAGTTCACTGAAGAAGAGAAGCGGTTATTGCTGGACAAACAAACCTCTGGAAACCCATG GCACCAGTTTGTTGAGAATAACCTGATCCTGAAAATGGGCCCAGTGGATAAAAGAAAG GGTCTGTTTGCTCGGCGGAGACAGCTGCTTCTCACTGAAGGACCACACCTGTACTACGTGGATCCTGTCAACAGGGTCCTGAAAGGGGAAATTCCTTGGTCCTTTGAGTTACGCCCCGAGGCCAAGAACTTCAAAACGTTCTTTGTTCACACG cctAACCGGACATACTATTTGATGGACCCCAGTGGAAATGCAGACAGATGGTGCAAGAAGATCCAGGAAGTGTGGAGAAAGATCTATCAAAAGCACCAAAACCCCGGCCTATAG